One Ostrea edulis chromosome 2, xbOstEdul1.1, whole genome shotgun sequence genomic region harbors:
- the LOC130051526 gene encoding uncharacterized protein LOC130051526, protein MNTWISFLRGFNGVVYFPEREWATHNTLQLFTDCAGGSSLGCGCYFQAVGLVQEPGTYSRSQPSANPSFVPEAALSSEISRLLHSSLSANTNQAYMVGIQAFNHFRSIQGLPNTWPPPDAHINTFIAHLSIHGYKQSTAKAYISAISFYCKLHWNADPTKHFIVQKLLQGMKRTNSISDARLPITLGILELIINKLQVVCSSMYETLLFKASFSLAFNALLRIGEFALSKGNSVDRVLHTGDYLTIHIRYSKTDQLGRAPH, encoded by the exons ATGAATACATGGATAAGTTTTTTGAGGGGATTCAATGGTGTAGTGTATTTCCCAGAGAGGGAGTGGGCCACCCACAACACTTTACAACTGTTCACGGACTGTGCAGGTGGATCTAGTTTAGGTTGCGGGTGTTATTTTCAGG CAGTGGGACTTGTTCAGGAACCTGGCACCTACAGCCGATCACAACCCTCAGCTAATCCCAGCTTCGTTCCAGAGGCTGCTTTGTCAAGTGAAATAAGCCGCCTTTTACACTCATCCTTGTCAGCAAACACCAACCAAGCATATATGGTGGGTATTCAGGCATTCAACCATTTCCGTAGCATTCAGGGACTACCTAACACATGGCCACCACCGGATGCTCACATCAATACATTTATTGCACATTTATCCATACACGGTTACAAGCAATCCACAGCTAAAGCATACATTTCTGCCATTAGTTTTTATTGCAAACTCCACTGGAATGCGGATCCGACTAAGCATTTTATAGTGCAGAAATTGTTGCAGGGTATGAAGCGCACAAATTCAATATCGGATGCCCGTTTACCTATCACATTGGGCATTTTGGAACTAATCATAAATAAACTACAGGTGGTATGCTCCAGCATGTATGAGACCCTTCTTTTTAAAGCATCATTCTCACTAGCTTTTAATGCCTTGCTTAGGATAGGGGAATTTGCTTTGTCAAAGGGCAATTCTGTGGATCGGGTTTTACATACTGGGGACTATTTAACAATTCACATTAGATATTcgaaaactgaccaattaggTAGGGCACCACATTGA